The [Clostridium] colinum genome includes the window GCAGGTATATTAGATCCTGCTAAAGTTACAAAAAGTGCATTATTAAATGCTAATAGTGTTGCCTCTACTGTTTTAACAACAGAAGCTGTTGTTGCAGATATAACAAAAGAAGAACCAATGATGCCAGGCGGAAATCCAATGGGTATGATGTAATAAAATAAAATTTAGTTATTATTAATTAAATTAAATAAATATAAGAGTTATTTAATTTAGTTGTATACTGTTTTAGTGATATAAAAAATATTACTAAAAATAGTATACAACTTTTTTGTTTTTATATTTTAATTAAATGAAAAATATTATATATAATAAAAATATATTTAATTAAGTATATTTTTAATAGTAATTATAAAAAATAAAAAAGTACTTGCAATATGTTAAATGTTATGATATAATCACAAGGAAAAATATAACACACATAAGCTATTTAGTTTAAGGGGTGCTTTTTAAGTCTTAAACAAGGCTTATGGAGGAATAACCATAGGAGGAAATTAAAATGGGCGTAATTTCAATGAAACAATTATTAGAAGCTGGGGTTCATTTTGGACATCAAACTAGACGTTGGAACCCTAAAATGGCAGAATATATTTTTGCTGAAAGAAATGGTATTTATATCATAGATTTACAAAAAACTGTTAAAAAAGTAGAAGATGCTTATCAAGCAGTTTTTGACATTGCTAAAGAAGGTGGAGAAGTTTTATTTGTTGGTACAAAAAAACAAGCTCAAGATTCTATTAAAGAAGAAGCTATTAGATGTGGTATGTACTACGTAAACGAAAGATGGTTAGGTGGTATGCTTACTAACTTTGAAACTATCAAAACTAGAATACAAAGATTAAAAGACCTTGAAGCAATGATTGAAGATGGTACAATGGATTTATTACCTAAAAAAGAAGTTGCTAAACTTATGCACGAAAAAGAAAAGCTTGATAAAAATATTGGTGGTATTAAAGAAATGAAAAAAATACCAGAGGTTATTTTCATTGTTGACCCTCGTAAAGAAAGAATAGCTGTTCAAGAAGCGCATAACTTAAACAT containing:
- the rpsB gene encoding 30S ribosomal protein S2 — its product is MGVISMKQLLEAGVHFGHQTRRWNPKMAEYIFAERNGIYIIDLQKTVKKVEDAYQAVFDIAKEGGEVLFVGTKKQAQDSIKEEAIRCGMYYVNERWLGGMLTNFETIKTRIQRLKDLEAMIEDGTMDLLPKKEVAKLMHEKEKLDKNIGGIKEMKKIPEVIFIVDPRKERIAVQEAHNLNITTVGIVDTNCDPEEIDHVIPGNDDAIRAVKLIAGRIADAVIEARQGEIMTEATEEVAE